GGCTCATTTCTCTTGGACCAGATGGAGCCCAGGCACTGTTGGGGCTGCACCTTCTTGAAAAGATCCTAGAGAATAGGGGGACGCTCGCTCACACAGCCATTGCACATGCAGGATTCATGTCCTACATAGGGGTCCCCTGTCAGAGCCGGGGCTCAGCCAGCACAGAAAGTGGCCTGACCCAGTTAGAGTCCCTGGACTGCCCTCCATTGCTCTTCCctgagggagcccagtgcaggatgAACGAGGAGCAGGTACTGCCAGGGGGTGgtaggggggcaggagggctctGTACCCTGATCATCCCCACTAACTTCAAGTTACAGGTGGCAGTTTAAGGGGGATCCTCAGGGGGCATCTTCCCCTCCCACTGTTCAtgccctggccctcctcctctctcaacAGCACATTCTCACAGAGTGGGGGGCAGCCACACATTTGTCTGCCTCCCTGAACTTCGGTTTCCATTAGATGCCTAATAAGTGTGGGGTGCTCGGCCTCCAAGGCAGGTGCGTGGTGAGTAGTGGGCTCGGCCGCACACAGTGAGTTGCCCCCGCTGCCCGCCCAGGACCAGGGCCTGCCCCTTTACGTATCACTTCTGGCTCATGTAATCGACACAGGGACTCTGGGTCAGTCCATCCCATGGTCTAGCTCCACAGTCTGCAGCTGGACAGTGAGAGCAAGGGTTTGAGGAACTGGACAGGGTGAGGTGGTTGGTAAGGGATGGAGCTGAGATCTGGACCCCGACCACACAAGTGCGCATCAGGGAAAGGCAGGACTGGGGCAGATGACAGCAGGAAGCAAgcctgccccggccccccggcctgGGCGCCCCGCTGCTCACCGCGTCTATGGAGGTCAACTGCTCTGCCACCAGCTTGGGAGGGAAGGCCATGAGCCCAGGCTGCTCCTCATGCCGCTGGTGCGCGGGGGTTCCCCAGTGGCAGGTGGcctctggggctggaggtggcTCCGTCTTTGTGCTTAGGGAAGGAGTGTCAGTCCCCACGAAGGCTGGTGGTGGAACTGACTGCAGTTCAGGACCCGGTACACGTGAGGAAGGCACCAGCTCTTGTTTCAGGTCTGGAGGAGCCGACGGAGGAGACGCCGGAAGGAGCCGTGGAGCTGGCACTGGGACAGGATAAGGAGAAATGTTTGTCCACAGGGCTGACTTGCCCCATGTCCTTCCAGAAACAGGGCAGAGTCCATGGCCGATAGAGAAACACGCAGCCCCTGAACCCCATCCCAGATAGTCTGCCCAGCTTGCAATCCCCCTTACCCTCTGACTCTGCGTCTGCCTCCGTGAGCTGCAGAAGTTGCCGTGGCATCACGATAATGGGGGCATGGCAATACAGGGCATACAGGTTTGCCTGCACCCAGGACTCCTGTACATCGAAGCAGGCCTGGTGCAGGGACGGCCAGGTGTCCTGCAGATTCCGGTCAGGCCAGGTCCCCGAGATGGGAGAGAGGGTGCTGGGGAGAGTCAGGTGCGGAGCCGCATCAGAGCATGGCCTTTCATGCCATGTGGTACTCGCATAGCACCATTCTTTGTGTAGGGGTCCCCGAGAATGTCCTCAGCATGACTTCCAACCCCCCTGTCGCTGGCCTTGCAGTAGATGACCTGGTCATCCAGAAAACCTGTCTGAGTCTGGTGTTTCtacttcttctctcttctcaatgGCCAAGGGCCTCCTCTACTGCATCCTCCACGCACACCGGATTTGGGGCTTAGGTTTGTGGCAGATTGGTGAGTGGTCTGCTCGCCAAAGCTTCTGTTCTTGGCCCCAGTGGTGTATGGGGTGGTCACTCACCTAGAGAATTGCTGGCCCAGGACTCGTTGGGCTGTGGTGAACACTTGGTAGAGACAAGAAAGGACTGGGTTGATGATGAGGCTTCTGTCCTGGAAGGATGGCACCAAGGACTGTAGAAAATCATCCATTCTCCCTTCTCTGAGCGTCAGCATGGTCCTGGCCTCACTCACGGATAGGGTTGATTGCTTTtcacaccagagacacaaggaggggcACTGTAGTCAGCCTCCAAACCGGGAACCACTGGGAAGATCAAGGTCTGGCGCCCCGCCCACAGACTCCCAACCCCTCAGAAAGTTGCACAGGACAAGGGACTCGAGTGCCCACACAGAAAATGGTTCGAGGCTTCAAAGTACCACTGGTTTTAGAGAAGACATGGTAAAGCATTGGCCACTTCAACACGTTCTGTTAGCCGAGCAACAACAGCATTC
The sequence above is drawn from the Canis lupus baileyi chromosome 8, mCanLup2.hap1, whole genome shotgun sequence genome and encodes:
- the LOC140638081 gene encoding ral guanine nucleotide dissociation stimulator-like — encoded protein: MSSCCCPTLSCSGLWRVQSERCSRSCRRQLGPLLRRFCLCGRRPQQSCTQEVLEEMVSGFNYSSSLDNDLVLPTNRDRCCSEQSTLSVSEARTMLTLREGRMDDFLQSLVPSFQDRSLIINPVLSCLYQVFTTAQRVLGQQFSSTLSPISGTWPDRNLQDTWPSLHQACFDVQESWVQANLYALYCHAPIIVMPRQLLQLTEADAESEVPAPRLLPASPPSAPPDLKQELVPSSRVPGPELQSVPPPAFVGTDTPSLSTKTEPPPAPEATCHWGTPAHQRHEEQPGLMAFPPKLVAEQLTSIDADLFKKVQPQQCLGSIWSKRNEPGYEHRTCTVSATVTQFNNVANCVITTCLGNARMTARDRAEVVEHWIKVAKACRTLRNYSSLHAILSALQSVSIHRLKNTWAKVSRKKIQAFEKLCSQDNPQSRNLLLKVVWEVLG